In the genome of Agromyces sp. CF514, the window GATAGACATGTTCTTCATCGAACGCGCATTCGACGCAGAGAATCTCCCAGCTGTCGCCGGACAAACGAAAGTAGCGCAGGTCCGTCGTGTGCATGGCCAGGCCCTCCAGGCCCATCGTGCCGTCTGGTGTGACTGATTCAGGCCACAGTCCGTAGAGGATGAACCCGAACTGCTCAGCGCCATCAACGAACACGGACGTTGCACGCATCGTCATTCGAGACCTCAATTCACGTCGCACAGGGCTGGTCGCGTCCGAAGTCGTGACCTGACCTGCGGTCTTGGCCTTTCACACCATAACGAAGACGTCCTCCCACCGATCTGGTCGGTGAATCTCCGCAGGTGGATCCGTTAGCGCGAAGCGGTCTCGTCAATCGGCTGAGGGGTGAAGCGCAACACGTTGGTGTCCCTGCGGACGAATCCCACAGCCTCGTATAGGCGCAGTGCTGACTCGCGCGATGGGCGTGAGGTGAGATCGAGCGTCCGAAGTTCACGCTCAGAAGCGAGGCTCGTCAATCGCTCGAGAAGGAGCCGCGCGACACCTCGGCCTCTTATCGTCGCGTCGACCACCACATCCTCGACGTGACCGCGCCAACCTGTCGGCAACGGCACGGTGACCAATGTGGCCATCCCGACGATGCGGCGGCCGTCACGAGCGACGAACAACTCGATGCAATCGCGATCGAGCATCGCCACGATGCGCGATCGGTCGAACGCTGCCGTGGAGAGCTGGCCGAGCAGCTTCTCAAGCTCGGTGGCATCGGGGTCGCTCAACTCCGAAAGCAGCTCTATCTGCACGCTCGCCACGCTTATGTCGGAAGGCTACCGGGCAGCGTGCCATCACGTCGTTCTAGGATCCGCAAGAGACGCGTCGGGTGGGAGTCATCGCTGACCTACTACCGCCGTGGCCGCTTACGGCGCTGGACAAACCAGTCGATGAGAACGACCGAGGCCACGAGCACAATGCCAACGAAGGCGATTAGCCCTGCCTCTGGACCGCCGAGAGACAGAGGCGGGCGGGCCACCGCAAGCAAGGTCATTCGCCAAGGCTACGTGCCTACGCCGAAGCGGACTTCCTGCAGGCCGCTTACGCGCACCCCTCCAGACCACTACCCAGTCAACGAACCGTCTCGCACGCGGATGGTGAAGCGATCAGGCCGATTCCTGCTGAATGACCTCGGTCGCATCCAATAGATTCGCCGCATGACGAAGACCCGAACCGGCCGCGCCGCCCTCACCGCGCTGCTCACCATTTCTGCGTTCACGCTGGTCGGCTGCAGCGCTGCGGTCGCGGGTGAACTCGCATCCTCGGCCGCTCCGAATGTGGCCGCGACGGTTGCACCGCCGACCGCGGAGGTGACCGCGCAAGCTTCGGAGGCGCAGACGCCGGATGTGACGGAGGCCGCGGCGGCTTCGATCGCGTATGGGGCTGACATCGACCTCGACGCCGTGTTGTATCCGGACAGCCTGCAGGGAGACGAGCTCGCCAACGCACGCGAATGGATGCAGACCAACGCGATCACGGCCCAGTGCATGAAGGAACAGGGGTACGACTACACGTTCACCCCGTACTGGGCCTTCACGCTGAATCCGGAACCGAGCTGGATCGCGAAGCTACCCGAGGATCAGCAGGCAGCCGCAAGAGTCGCGCTCGATGGATCGGGCCAAACTCCTGGTGAGTACCGCTGGGAGGACGCCGGATGCTGGGGATACGCCGTCCACGTCATGGGCAACGACGATGAGCACTGATCATGCCCTCTGAGTTGCGAGTGAAGTCCGTTCCGATGGGTCAGAAGTCCTCGACGCGGGGCACCGGCTGGCTCATCGTGCTCGCCTTCGTGTCGATCTTCGCCACGTTCTTCTTGTCGGCGCTGCTCGCGTTGAGCCTGGACGAGCACGGGGGGTATATCGCGGCCTTCCAAGAGAACGGCGAACGGCAGGCTGCGATGAATGCCGATGAGGAGCTGTTCGGTGTCGGATTTGCTTCGTTCCTGCTCGTCGCCCTGTGGCTGGCGGTCACGGGTGCCGCGTTCGCGATCGCCGTCGGCACCGGGCTGCCGGTGCTTCGGACGACGGTGACCGCCTCGATCGTGTTCGTGGTGATCGCAGGCGTGTTTCTCTGCGCCTGGCTGCTGTTCGCCGTCTAGGGCGTGTCTGCCTGTGCGCGTGGCCAGCCGAGGATCCATGAGTGAGGCGCGAGCACGACGTCTCGTTTGATCAGCCGGTTCTCGGCAGATGCGGCTTCGACCGGAACTCCTCACTGAACTCCAGAATCAACGCTGCGTGGTCCGTTGCTTTTTCCGCGAGTGGAATCTGGTCATAGAAAGCGTTGAGCACGTCGTCGAGAAGCGAGGGGTGGACGTAGGCATGGTCGACCCGGAACCCGTTACCCCTGGTGCTGAACCAGGAGTACTCCCGTCTGTCAGGATGCGAACGCCGCCACGGATCGACATACCCGGTTGCTTCGAGCGCGGCGAGTCGATTGGCGCCATCGAACCCGGCTCCTGCCGGAGCTTTGTCCAAGGTGTTCGTGCCTGTGTTCCAGTCGCCGATCAACACTCCTGCGTTGAGATGGCCGCTGGCGGCCGCTGAGATGACGGCATCCCAGTAGGGCAGCTTGAGCTTCCTCTGGGGAAGGTAGACCCCGACGAGATTCAGCCCCATTGTCTCCACTGCCCAAAGCCGATGTGGATCCAGGTCGGGGTCCAAGTCCTGAGCCAACGACCATGAGCGGTCGATCGTCGAACGCGATGCGAGGGCGATCCCATTGGACGAATCCGGTGGGAGTGATGTCGTTGTCTCATATCCGAACGAATGCAGCCCGTCGATGAGGGCTACGCCAGAAGATCGGAACTCGGTGAGCACGAGGACGTCTGCGTCGATCCGCTCGATCTGCGCGAGAAGCGAGGGGATGCGTGGGCCGCCACCATGCCGCAGGTTCAGCGTCGCGATCCGCATCCAATCGTTCCCTTCCTGATGGAGGACACATGGTCAACACTCAGGGGTGAGCCTACTCAGGCGATCCGCGGCCGGCTCCGGGCCCCAGTCATCGCCCATACCTCCGCACCTGCCAGCAGGCGGATCCGCTTCCGGCTGCCCGGACTGACTGGCTGACCGTTGGTCACGCTCTACGTCATGCTCTGGGATGAACGGATGTCGGTTGCTTCACTGTGCCTGGGTCGGCGACACATATCCTTTTCGTCATGCCGTCCGCCGAGTTCATAGGTCGTAGTCAGGGCGCCGTGATCTTGTTCCCAGCGATCGATGATCGATCTGCAATCGCGATACGCACCCTCGTGCCGGCATACCCGCGACTTGGTGGCAGTTCATTCCCAGTGGTGCTCGGCACCGCGAACGGCCTCGAGTTCTGGAATGACCGAAACAAGGATCGGCCAGCGGCCGAGCTCTCGTGGCGAGAGGTCGTCGGCGTCAGCGGCCCCGGGCCGGCCGGGAGGGCCGGCGGCTTGAGGGTTCGAGTGCGTCGGGGCGACCGCGCCCAGACAGCTGAGATTCCGCTCCGCCCGGGCGGCGTTGGACCTCAAACCTTGCCTGCGGCCACCGTTGACGTCATCGCGAACCGGCTCCGCTTGATGGGCAGTGCCGCCGGCTTCGCGACGGACGTCCCCGAGGAACGAACCTCCATGGTGACGCTCCTGCCTGGGCGCGACTCACAGAGCTTCGCAGGAAGAGCATTTCGTGCGACGCTCGCAGCACTGGCTTGCATCGCCGGGTTCTTTCTCATCATGCTCGCACCGGTCGAACTCCGCAGAGAGCCATTCATCTTCGTCCCGGCGATCGTGATTCTGGCGCTGTTCTTCGTACTTTTATTCATCTCCTACGCACAGCGGCAGTACGCCCGCGACCGCTCCATTCAGGAGGAGCAAGCCGGCTATCGAATCACCGGAGCACCATGGCCAGTCGGCACACCGCTCGTAGACCGACGCACGGGAGAACGAGTGCATGTGCCCGACGGGACGGCACCGCGCCACACCGTGTGAACGAACCCGCCCTCCGGTCGATTGAGAGGAGATGATCGGACGCCGCGCAAGCGGATCCGCCTATGCCCATGGGGCCGACGGGCCCTATCTAGATCCCGCTCCTCACGTTGAAGGTCAGTCGTGCCATTCGGATGAGCCGCTCGAAATAAGGCTGAGCGTCTTCCGGCAGCTGGACCAGCACGGCCTCGAGCTCGCGGACCGTGGCATGGAGCCGATCGCGCTCGTCAGGACGCAGAGACCGCGCGCGCGTTGCGAATCCGTAGATATCTGCATCAACCATCACAGGATCGATCCCGCCGTATTCGCTACCGCGCTCCACTGCTTCCGGCCAGGGAGCAGCCAAGTGCTCATGCATCAAGGTCCGAAGTCCACGCCGAATCACGCTGCCGAGATTACCGGTGAGCACAGGTTTGCCGTGGGTCACTAGCCGGTCCGCCTGCGGCGCTTGGTCGCGCCACCGCTTCCGAGGATTCCGCCGCGGGGCTAGCCCTGCTGTGCTGCCTTCCAACGCCGGAACAACGAATTCCAGGCAACCCCACACCGCCGCAATCGTTCCGACGGCTTGGCGGAGTTGGCGCAGCTGGAACCGGGTGGAAGTCCTCTCACTCGGCGAGTCGTATCATCGCCCTGATGGTTGGCGATGAGAGTGCAGGGGCCCAGGGCCCGTTCATTCTCTATGGGCGAGTGGACGCTATTCAGGGCTGGCCGTTCGCGAAACACTTCCGCTTGGTTCGGTTCCTGTTGGTTTGCATTGCTGGTTTCGGCGGTGCCGCGCTGATGTGGTTCTGGCTGAGAGTTCCACTTCTCTGGCCGGGCCTGTCCTTCATCTGCCTCAGCGGTGTTGCGTTGCTGGTGGGCCTCGCCAACATCCCAGCGCAGACGAAGGCATCGACCGCGGAACGCGCCAAGGGGTACACGACAAGCACTCGTGGTTTCGTGGAGTACGCGGAAGTCGACCCGAAATCTGGTCGGGTCATCAGAATTCCAGGTGAGCCGTTACTCGAGGACGATGAGCGAGACCGCCGCCTCGAGATCATCAGCGAGTTGGCCATCGACTGAAGGCAGGGTCACCCTAGATAGGGGCCAACCGCATTGGAATGGCACCGAGGCCGTGCAGGCGCGAAACGGGCTCGCGAAGATGAACGGGCCGTCAGTCGTCGAGGTCGACGTCGAGCACGCCGTCGGGGTCGCGCAGCTCGACGCGGGGGCGACCGTCGGGCGCCCGGCCCGAGGCATCCACCGCCCAGCGCAGCAGCCGGACGGCGGGACCGCCTACGCGCGTGACGGCGCCGAAGTCGAGCACGAGGCGGCCCTCGGACTCGAGCAGGGGCATGAGGCGTGCGAGCACCTCCTCGGCCGCGGCGAAGTTGAGGTCGCCGCGCAGCATGGCCACGACCTCGTCGCCGGCGACCTCGCGGTCGGACCCGGCGCCGCCGACCGAGATCTCGTCGATGGGTGAGAGCGGCGGGTCTCGGTGTTCGAGCATATGCAGCCCATGGCGTTCGCTCAGCTCCTCGAGCACCGCGATGCCGCGCACGCTGTTGCCGCGCGGGTCGAGCCTGGGGCTGAAGGTGCCGATGCCGAACTGCTCGGGCTGGAGTGCGGCGATGCCGCCTCCCACGCCGCTCTTGGCGGGCAGGCCGACCCGCACGAGCCATTCGCCCGACGCGTCGTACATGCCGCAGCTGGTCATGACGGCGGTGGTCCACCTGGCGGCGTCCTCGCCCACGACGCGTTCGCGGGTGACGGGGTTCACACCTCCGTTCGCGAGGGTCGCGGCCATGATCGCGAGGTCGCGGGCGGTGACGACGAGCGAGCACTGCCGGAAGTAGGCGGTCGTCGCGACCTCGGCGGTCGAGGCGAGCGTGCCGGCCGATCTGGCGAGGTAGGCGAGCGCGCGGTTGCGGTCGCCGGTCGACTGCTCTGACGCGTACACGGCTTCATCGACGTCGAGCGTGCGACCGGCGAACGCTGAGAGCCCCGCAGAGATGACGGCGAACTTGTCGTCGGCGCGGTCACCACGAACGAGGGAGCTCGTGACGATCGCGCCCGCGTTGATCATCGGGTTCAGGGGCCGGCCGGTGTGTTCGTCGAGGCTGATGGCGTTGAACGGCTCGCCGCTGGGTTCGAGGCCGACGTGCCTGGTCACGTGCGCGAGTCCGAGCTGCTCGAGGGTGAGGGCGAAGACGAACGGCTTCGAGACCGACTGGATGGTGAACCGAGCGTCGCTGTCGCCGGCCTCGTGCACGGTGCCTCGC includes:
- a CDS encoding endonuclease/exonuclease/phosphatase family protein produces the protein MRIATLNLRHGGGPRIPSLLAQIERIDADVLVLTEFRSSGVALIDGLHSFGYETTTSLPPDSSNGIALASRSTIDRSWSLAQDLDPDLDPHRLWAVETMGLNLVGVYLPQRKLKLPYWDAVISAAASGHLNAGVLIGDWNTGTNTLDKAPAGAGFDGANRLAALEATGYVDPWRRSHPDRREYSWFSTRGNGFRVDHAYVHPSLLDDVLNAFYDQIPLAEKATDHAALILEFSEEFRSKPHLPRTG
- a CDS encoding GNAT family N-acetyltransferase produces the protein MASVQIELLSELSDPDATELEKLLGQLSTAAFDRSRIVAMLDRDCIELFVARDGRRIVGMATLVTVPLPTGWRGHVEDVVVDATIRGRGVARLLLERLTSLASERELRTLDLTSRPSRESALRLYEAVGFVRRDTNVLRFTPQPIDETASR
- the glsA gene encoding glutaminase A; translation: MSADESDPSTPSPLSIALASVLDRARPKTSGAVASYIPELALEDPEQLGIALASVRGTVHEAGDSDARFTIQSVSKPFVFALTLEQLGLAHVTRHVGLEPSGEPFNAISLDEHTGRPLNPMINAGAIVTSSLVRGDRADDKFAVISAGLSAFAGRTLDVDEAVYASEQSTGDRNRALAYLARSAGTLASTAEVATTAYFRQCSLVVTARDLAIMAATLANGGVNPVTRERVVGEDAARWTTAVMTSCGMYDASGEWLVRVGLPAKSGVGGGIAALQPEQFGIGTFSPRLDPRGNSVRGIAVLEELSERHGLHMLEHRDPPLSPIDEISVGGAGSDREVAGDEVVAMLRGDLNFAAAEEVLARLMPLLESEGRLVLDFGAVTRVGGPAVRLLRWAVDASGRAPDGRPRVELRDPDGVLDVDLDD